The Myxococcota bacterium genome has a window encoding:
- a CDS encoding ferritin-like domain-containing protein, producing the protein MSYYGSADYRYNDDLALRMRDIKKGNLDLGWLKAGTESRKFATENKKRGLTYMDLNHGSYGYDDLPELPRGPRGAAPRGAAFVPENQADLEPELNRKTDVWAYKVASFTEEAMSRQWDATTDVPWKDLDQYPRSEEIEIAFAQLCTFFTEVELIATDLPAKWLWRMNNQFSEVKHFIATQAMDEARHAEVFRKRALAGGIGLMEALPQTEHSLKAILDGDTYSEASAFMHLLAEGNVLTMFRFSEFISPTPVDKRIFQLVMQDEARHVSYGMQHLKWIMDHAPEQKEQLHRALDEGENVTINQFDAALTECMIVLAGKGTKPEQIQEGIKVVGNMQAKQITEYFHRLERAGFAERIPRSKFTPMMADLGIGQGVKAAL; encoded by the coding sequence ATGAGTTACTACGGCTCCGCGGACTATCGCTACAACGACGACCTCGCGCTGCGTATGCGCGACATCAAGAAGGGCAACCTCGACCTGGGCTGGCTGAAGGCCGGCACCGAGTCGCGCAAGTTCGCCACTGAGAACAAGAAGCGCGGTCTCACCTACATGGACTTGAACCACGGCAGCTACGGCTACGACGACCTGCCCGAGCTGCCGCGCGGCCCGCGCGGCGCAGCACCCCGCGGCGCGGCCTTCGTGCCCGAGAACCAGGCCGACCTCGAGCCGGAGCTGAACCGCAAGACCGACGTGTGGGCCTACAAAGTCGCCTCGTTCACCGAAGAGGCGATGTCGCGCCAGTGGGACGCCACCACTGACGTGCCCTGGAAGGACCTCGACCAGTACCCGCGCAGCGAGGAGATCGAGATCGCCTTCGCGCAGCTGTGCACGTTCTTCACGGAAGTCGAGCTGATCGCGACCGACCTGCCCGCGAAGTGGCTGTGGCGCATGAACAACCAGTTCAGCGAGGTGAAGCACTTCATCGCCACGCAGGCCATGGACGAGGCGCGCCACGCCGAGGTGTTCCGCAAGCGCGCGCTGGCCGGCGGCATCGGGCTGATGGAGGCGCTGCCCCAGACCGAGCACTCACTGAAGGCGATCCTCGACGGAGACACTTACAGCGAGGCCTCGGCCTTCATGCACCTGCTGGCCGAGGGCAACGTGCTCACGATGTTCCGCTTCAGTGAGTTCATCTCGCCCACGCCGGTCGACAAGCGCATCTTCCAGCTGGTGATGCAGGACGAGGCCCGGCACGTGAGCTACGGCATGCAGCACCTGAAATGGATCATGGACCACGCGCCCGAGCAGAAGGAGCAGCTGCACCGCGCGCTCGACGAGGGCGAGAACGTCACGATCAATCAGTTCGACGCCGCACTCACCGAGTGCATGATCGTCCTGGCCGGCAAGGGCACCAAGCCCGAGCAGATCCAGGAGGGCATCAAAGTGGTCGGCAACATGCAGGCCAAGCAGATCACCGAGTATTTCCACCGGCTCGAGCGCGCGGGCTTCGCCGAGCGCATCCCGCGCTCGAAGTTCACGCCCATGATGGCCGACCTCGGGATCGGGCAGGGGGTCAAGGCGGCGCTCTAG